The sequence GCTCTGCTCGGGAAGCTCGACACCGTCGCCGTTCTCAATGTCGCTGGTTGGGAAGCTCGCAACCCCGCGCAAGTGGTTGCTGACAAGATCGGCGCTCCGGCGACCAAATTCTACACCTCGGAAATGGGTGGCCAGATCGGCGTCACGGCAGTCAATGTTCTCGCCGAACGGATCGTGAAGGGCGAAAGCCAGGCGGCACTGCTCGCGGGTTGCAATAATATGCGGACCCTCATGAAAGCTGGGCCGGCCGGCGTCGAGTTGAACTGGACCACTGGCGGGACGAGTGATCCGGAAATGATCGGGACGCCCAAGAACGGCAGCTCCGAGCTCGAGGGCAAATACGGCATGATCATGCCGCCGGATGTCTATCCGATTTTCGAAAATGCTCTGCGTGCTTCGCTGGGGCTTTCGTTGGAAGAGCATAACCAGCGCATCGGCAAGCTTTTCCAGAAATTCAGCGCTGTGGCTGCGGGTAACCCGCATGCCTGGTTCCCCGTGGAGAGAAGCGTGGAAGAGCTGATTACGCCGCAGCCGACCAACCGCATGATCGCCTATCCCTACACGAAATTCCTCAACGCGATTCTGAACACCGACCAAGCTGCCGGGATGATCTTGACGACGGTGGCCATGGCCCAGCAACTGGGGATCCCCGAAGATCGTTGGGTCTATTGGTTAGGTGGTGCGGAGTCGGAAGAAGAGGCCTGGTATCCGACGGAACGGCCGGACTTTTCCAATGCCCCGGCCATGGGCGACACCTCCCGCAGCGCCCTGGCCAATGCGGCCGTCGGTGTGGATGAGATTGATCATATCGATTTCTACAGCTGCTTTCCCGTTGCAGTGGAGCAGGCAGCCAAGCAGCTCGACCTCGATGTGGAGGACCCGCGCGGGTTTACCGTCACGGGTGGTTTGCCTTACGCGGGTGGTCCGGCGAGTGCCTACACGCTGCACTCACTGGCAAGTATGGCCGATAAATTACGCGACACGGGCGGTGGGAAAGGTCTCGTCACCGGGAATGGTTGGTACCTCACCAAACACTCCGCGAGCGTCTGGTCGACCGAAGCCGGCCAGAGCGAGTTGCGTCGCGGCTTGATCGAAGATCTGCCATCCCGAGATCTCGATACCAAAGCGCGTCCGTCGACCGACGATGTGAGCGGCCCGGCCACGATCTCGGCCTATACGGTGCAATACGATCGGGACGGTGCCCCGCAGCGTGGTATTCTCGTTGGCGATACCGCCGCGGGCGAGAGGTTCATTGCAAACGCCTTTGATCCGTCGGTCTTGCAGGGGTTGGTGACCAGCGAAGGCGTCGGTGTTCCGGGCACGTTGAGCAAAAAAGACGAGCTGACCATTTTCTCGCCGAGTTGATCCCGAAGACCGGAGCTCGTGGATCGAGCTCCGGTTTTCTCGATCGGGCGCTACAGGGTAGGCACATAGCATGGCCGCGCTCGACCCTTTTGGTCTCGTTACGATGGAGAGCCCGCTCGGGCTGCTTTCGCTGGCGTCCACGCCTCGCGGCCTCTCCCGAGTGGCCTTGTCTCCGTCGAGCCCGGACCAGGTTACGGGTAGGGATCGAGCGCCTCATGGGTCGCTTTTGGCGGAAGCGACAGGGCAGCTGGGCGAGTATTTTGCCGGTCATCGGCGAGAATTTGATCTCCCGCTGGATCTTCAGGGAACTCCCTTCCAGAGAGATGTCTGGCAGGCCTTGGCCGAGATCCCCTTTGGCCAGTGTACGTTTTACGGCGCCATTGCCGCAGCTCTCGGTCGCCCGGGTGCGGTCCGGGCCGTGGGGGGCGCCGCGCATCGGAACCCGCTTCTCTTCATTATCCCCTGCCACCGGTTGATCGGGAAAAACGGAGATCTCACGGGCTTTGCCGTCGGTCTTGAGCGGAAGCGTTGGTTGCTCTCTCACGAGGAGGCATTGCTCTCGGCGTCTTCCCTTGGCATCACCGAAGCGTGAGTCGAAATCGAATCCTGATAGCCAATCGCGGAGAAATC is a genomic window of Candidatus Binatia bacterium containing:
- a CDS encoding methylated-DNA--[protein]-cysteine S-methyltransferase; this encodes MAALDPFGLVTMESPLGLLSLASTPRGLSRVALSPSSPDQVTGRDRAPHGSLLAEATGQLGEYFAGHRREFDLPLDLQGTPFQRDVWQALAEIPFGQCTFYGAIAAALGRPGAVRAVGGAAHRNPLLFIIPCHRLIGKNGDLTGFAVGLERKRWLLSHEEALLSASSLGITEA
- a CDS encoding acetyl-CoA acetyltransferase; translation: MNDERTPILVGTAQFVERNIDPAEATEPLLMLEKMARGSAEDSGAGDALLGKLDTVAVLNVAGWEARNPAQVVADKIGAPATKFYTSEMGGQIGVTAVNVLAERIVKGESQAALLAGCNNMRTLMKAGPAGVELNWTTGGTSDPEMIGTPKNGSSELEGKYGMIMPPDVYPIFENALRASLGLSLEEHNQRIGKLFQKFSAVAAGNPHAWFPVERSVEELITPQPTNRMIAYPYTKFLNAILNTDQAAGMILTTVAMAQQLGIPEDRWVYWLGGAESEEEAWYPTERPDFSNAPAMGDTSRSALANAAVGVDEIDHIDFYSCFPVAVEQAAKQLDLDVEDPRGFTVTGGLPYAGGPASAYTLHSLASMADKLRDTGGGKGLVTGNGWYLTKHSASVWSTEAGQSELRRGLIEDLPSRDLDTKARPSTDDVSGPATISAYTVQYDRDGAPQRGILVGDTAAGERFIANAFDPSVLQGLVTSEGVGVPGTLSKKDELTIFSPS